A DNA window from Planctomycetota bacterium contains the following coding sequences:
- a CDS encoding PQQ-binding-like beta-propeller repeat protein, whose product MLLCVGAARAENWPQWRGPAFNGSSTETGLPAAWDIATKSNVAWVAPLPGPSAATPIVWGDRVFVSSVDAETRELVALCLDATSGTRLWRKAVGKDRKAPVGGNNMACPSPVTDGKTAWFYYGTGTLVALDSGGKELWARELEKDYGEFVVKYGYSSSPLLFKGKLYVLVMQNASAQKYNRAHDKRAEPLESFLLALDPATGKTLWRHVRPTDAPDESVESYLTPTPYEGSGRAEIIIPGGECVTGHDAETGAELWRWWYQPNDRQAWQRTVNSAVPGDGLIFAVRPKHRSVYAIKGGGKGELGAGDLAWRLDKTVPDVLTPLLYQGRLYVANDANRVMACLDATTGKVLWEHSLEMKGVLRASFTAGDGKIYVISQNGEVAVLAAGDEFRVLSRVQMGEGPCTASIAIAGGKLFIRTARNLWCIRAGT is encoded by the coding sequence ATGCTACTCTGTGTCGGCGCTGCGCGCGCGGAGAACTGGCCGCAGTGGCGCGGGCCAGCGTTCAACGGCTCCTCAACCGAAACAGGGCTGCCAGCGGCCTGGGACATCGCGACGAAGTCGAATGTCGCCTGGGTGGCTCCCCTGCCCGGCCCTTCCGCCGCCACTCCCATCGTCTGGGGCGACCGCGTGTTCGTTAGTTCCGTGGATGCGGAGACCCGAGAGCTGGTCGCGCTGTGCCTGGATGCGACTTCGGGCACGCGGCTCTGGCGGAAGGCGGTTGGCAAGGACCGCAAGGCGCCGGTCGGCGGCAACAACATGGCTTGCCCCTCGCCTGTAACGGATGGCAAGACGGCCTGGTTCTACTACGGCACGGGGACGCTCGTGGCCCTCGACTCCGGGGGCAAGGAGCTCTGGGCGCGCGAGCTGGAGAAGGACTACGGCGAGTTCGTGGTCAAATACGGCTACAGCTCGAGTCCCCTGCTCTTCAAGGGCAAGCTGTACGTCCTCGTCATGCAGAACGCCAGCGCCCAGAAGTACAACCGCGCCCACGACAAGCGGGCCGAGCCCCTCGAGTCATTCCTTCTCGCGCTCGACCCGGCCACGGGGAAGACCCTGTGGCGGCACGTTCGGCCGACCGATGCGCCTGACGAATCGGTCGAGAGCTACCTCACCCCCACCCCCTACGAGGGCAGCGGCCGAGCCGAGATCATCATCCCCGGCGGCGAGTGCGTGACGGGGCATGATGCCGAAACGGGCGCCGAGCTGTGGCGGTGGTGGTATCAGCCCAATGACCGGCAAGCGTGGCAGCGCACGGTCAACTCCGCGGTGCCCGGCGACGGACTCATCTTCGCGGTGCGGCCCAAGCACCGCTCCGTCTACGCCATCAAGGGCGGCGGCAAAGGCGAACTGGGCGCGGGCGACCTCGCCTGGCGGCTCGACAAGACCGTGCCCGACGTGCTCACGCCCCTCCTCTACCAGGGCCGCCTCTATGTGGCGAACGACGCCAACCGCGTGATGGCCTGCCTCGACGCCACGACGGGCAAGGTGCTCTGGGAGCACAGCCTGGAGATGAAGGGCGTGCTCCGCGCGTCGTTCACAGCGGGCGACGGCAAGATCTACGTCATCAGCCAGAATGGCGAGGTCGCCGTCCTGGCAGCCGGCGACGAGTTCAGGGTGCTCTCCCGCGTCCAGATGGGCGAAGGCCCGTGCACGGCCTCCATCGCCATTGCGGGCGGCAAGCTGTTCATTCGCACGGCAAGGAACCTGTGGTGCATCAGGGCGGGCACGTAG
- a CDS encoding sugar phosphate isomerase/epimerase family protein: MELTRISACTYPLRAKPAAEALAAMGQAGFKKVDLWGNVPHFSADPARCDPSALEAAARAAGVGIANLGTYCGGDFASDSEEVRARSLAEMKATIDLAARFGARSIRVRPGTSEDPAIIPRLVPLFAESAAYAATRGIYLGMENHGGSLAGNVEAAVRLCEAVGSPHFGILYEPCNLSHARVDYRAAFEAFKPWIVHIHVKDGRWAADKFQATHLGEGEIDYPWVVGRMEAMGYRGDYALEYEICDVEPLETALPRWLSYFARL; the protein is encoded by the coding sequence ATGGAGCTCACCCGCATTTCGGCCTGCACCTACCCGCTTCGGGCCAAGCCCGCCGCCGAGGCGCTCGCGGCGATGGGCCAGGCGGGGTTCAAGAAGGTTGACCTCTGGGGCAATGTGCCCCACTTCTCCGCCGACCCTGCGCGATGCGACCCTTCCGCGCTGGAGGCCGCGGCGAGGGCGGCAGGTGTTGGCATCGCCAATCTCGGCACTTACTGCGGAGGGGACTTCGCCTCGGACTCCGAGGAGGTCCGAGCCAGGTCGCTCGCCGAGATGAAGGCGACCATTGACCTGGCGGCTCGCTTCGGCGCGCGCTCGATCCGCGTGCGCCCCGGGACGAGCGAGGACCCGGCCATCATCCCGCGCCTTGTGCCGCTCTTCGCCGAGAGCGCGGCCTACGCGGCGACCCGCGGCATCTACCTGGGGATGGAGAACCACGGCGGCAGCCTGGCGGGGAACGTCGAGGCGGCGGTCCGCCTGTGCGAGGCCGTCGGCTCGCCGCACTTCGGCATCCTCTACGAGCCCTGCAATTTGTCTCACGCGCGGGTGGACTACAGGGCGGCGTTCGAGGCATTCAAGCCCTGGATCGTCCACATCCACGTCAAGGACGGCCGCTGGGCCGCCGACAAGTTCCAGGCGACGCACCTCGGGGAGGGGGAGATTGACTATCCCTGGGTCGTTGGGAGGATGGAGGCGATGGGCTACCGCGGCGACTACGCGCTCGAGTACGAAATCTGCGACGTTGAACCGCTGGAGACGGCGCTGCCACGTTGGCTGAGCTACTTCGCTCGGCTTTGA
- a CDS encoding VOC family protein produces the protein MVKALAHVCFTVRDLDASIAFYCEKLGLRRAFDFVNDKGERFGVYLHLGGRNFIELFSGQAGEPAKGQSFRHICIEVDDVAATVADLRAKGVEVTDPKLGSDQSWQAWLADPDGNRIELHGYTPESWQAPHLR, from the coding sequence CGATCTGGACGCGTCCATCGCCTTCTACTGCGAGAAGCTCGGGCTGAGGCGCGCGTTCGACTTCGTGAACGACAAGGGGGAGCGCTTCGGCGTCTACCTGCACCTCGGCGGGCGGAACTTCATCGAGCTGTTCAGTGGCCAGGCAGGCGAGCCGGCCAAGGGCCAGAGCTTCCGCCACATCTGCATCGAGGTGGACGACGTGGCCGCCACGGTAGCCGACCTGCGCGCCAAGGGCGTGGAAGTCACCGACCCGAAGCTCGGCAGCGACCAGAGCTGGCAGGCCTGGCTGGCCGATCCCGACGGCAACCGCATCGAACTGCACGGCTACACTCCCGAGAGCTGGCAAGCGCCTCACCTGAGGTGA